A genomic stretch from Falco cherrug isolate bFalChe1 chromosome 3, bFalChe1.pri, whole genome shotgun sequence includes:
- the LOC102057283 gene encoding ovalbumin-related protein Y-like, whose product MGSISAANAEFCFDVFKELKVHHANDNIFYSPLSIISALAMVYLGARGNTQSQMEKVLHFDNVTGVGDTTDPQCGISEYIQKSFKDLLSGITMPNATHSLNIADRIYIEKTYPVLPEYLECAKKFYRAGLEEVDFKTATEEARQLINSWVEKETNGRIQDFLVSGSVDLDTALVLVNAIYFKGIWKTAFKEDNTQEVPFNVTEQESRPVQMMSQNSTFKVAAVAAEKVKILELPYAGGELSMLVLLPDDISGLEQLENKISFDKLIEWTSPNVMEKKRVKVYLPRMKIEEKYNLTSVLTALGMTDLFSPSANLSGISSAESLKVSEAVHEAYMEVSEEGTETAGSEGVMGDIEQSSESEEFRADHPFLFLIKHNPTNIILFFGKYYSP is encoded by the exons ATGGGCTCCATCAGTGCAGCAAATgcagagttttgttttgatgtaTTCAAAGAGCTGAAAGTCCACCATGCCAACGACAACATCTTCTATTCCCCCCTAAGCATCATTTCAGCTCTGGCCATGGTCTATCTGGGAGCAAGAGGTAACACTCAGTCTCAGATGGAGAAG GTTCTTCACTTTGATAACGTTACAGGAGTTGGAGACACTACTGATCCCCAG TGTGGCATTTCTGAATACATCCAGAAGTCATTCAAGGATCTTCTCTCAGGCATCACAATGCCAAATGCTACACACTCACTCAACATCGCTGACAGAATCTATATTGAAAAAACATACCCTGTTCTGCCG GAATACTTAGAGTGTGCGAAGAAATTCTACAGAGCGGGACTGGAAGAAGTTGACTTCAAAACAGCTACAGAGGAAGCAAGACAGCTCATTAATTCCTGGGTGGAGAAAGAGACAAATG GACGGATTCAAGATTTCCTTGTGTCAGGCTCTGTTGATCTTGATACTGCACTGGTCCTTGTGAATGCCATTTACTTCAAAGGGATATGGAAGACAGCGTTTAAAGAAGACAACACTCAGGAAGTGCCCTTCAATGTGACAGAG CAAGAAAGCAGACCTGTGCAAATGATGAGCCAGAACAGCACCTTCAAAGTGGCAGCGGTGGCTGCAGAGAAAGTGAAGATCCTGGAGCTTCCGTATGCAGGCGGAGAGCTGAGCATGTTGGTGCTGTTGCCTGATGACATCTCTGGCCTGGAGCAG CTTGAGAACAAAATCAGCTTTGACAAACTCATAGAATGGACCAGTCCCAATGTGATGGAAAAGAAGAGAGTGAAAGTGTACCTCCCACGCATGAAGATTGAGGAAAAATATAACCTCACAAGTGTCTTGACAGCCTTGGGTATGACCGACCTGTTCAGCCCTTCAGCCAATCTCTCTGGCATCTCTTCAGCAGAGAGCCTGAAGGTGTCTGAGGCCGTCCACGAGGCGTACATGGAAGTCAGTGAAGAGGGCACCGAGACAGCAGGCTCGGAGGGTGTGATGGGAGACATTGAACAGTCCTCTGAGTCTGAAGAGTTTAGGGCTGACCACCCATTCCTTTTCTTAATCAAACACAACCCAACCAACATCATCCTCTTCTTTGGTAAATATTATTCTCCgtga